The Paenibacillus sp. FSL R7-0204 genome includes a region encoding these proteins:
- a CDS encoding response regulator transcription factor yields the protein MTYKVVLADDHYPVLEYLSTSIPWDTLGLELAACCSDGRQAWEACQLHQPDILLTDIGMPAMNGLELIQKAREVNPQLQTIILSCHGEFEYAQKAVKLNVAEYILKESLQIDQVIAVLTEAVARLEVKLKSRNHYLQMEKLVSQNHAAIRTRFIRMFVEQPVWDEAEWFGQAEAMGISLHQGTPYLPVLAVPERSYELERRFGGVVNLQFVMDNVLQEFLEIDGIIQFSLTERQFILFIPLPHILVRNLYEEFRDNFRHVQRMAKLHLRMGISFFYGEATPSLIDIKKQIQALLDSHALRFYTAEGAVMKYAPVQTSGEDLFVHYSEILQQLRDCIQQEDSPQLAAKVREIKQYIGDQKYPVESVKSWLLKMVMELELKYVVMQNFVNNFNSERLQRSIQEFETLEQLMEWLEDFLKDKILMLSSMWKQNVRKEIAEAKRYVMNHISEKVGMEEMAKRLGLNPTHFSRLFRLETGLTFIEYVTRVKMEQARDLLNQTNLTIVEIAEQLGYDNVSYFIKLFRNFSGMTPAEFRKSF from the coding sequence GTAGTACTGGCAGACGATCATTATCCGGTGTTGGAGTATTTAAGCACTTCGATTCCCTGGGACACCCTCGGCCTTGAACTGGCGGCTTGCTGCTCGGACGGCAGACAGGCCTGGGAAGCCTGCCAGCTGCATCAGCCGGATATTCTGCTTACGGATATCGGCATGCCGGCGATGAATGGACTGGAGCTAATCCAGAAGGCGCGGGAGGTGAACCCCCAGCTGCAGACGATCATCCTGTCCTGCCACGGGGAATTCGAATATGCCCAGAAGGCTGTGAAACTGAATGTGGCCGAATATATATTGAAGGAGAGTCTGCAGATCGATCAGGTGATTGCCGTATTGACGGAGGCGGTGGCCCGGCTGGAGGTGAAGCTGAAATCCCGTAACCACTATCTCCAGATGGAGAAGCTGGTCAGCCAGAACCATGCCGCCATCCGGACCCGATTCATCCGCATGTTCGTGGAGCAGCCGGTCTGGGATGAAGCCGAGTGGTTCGGACAAGCCGAAGCGATGGGCATCAGCCTGCACCAAGGCACCCCGTATCTGCCCGTACTGGCCGTCCCGGAGCGCTCCTATGAGCTGGAACGGCGGTTCGGCGGAGTGGTGAACCTGCAGTTCGTGATGGATAATGTGCTGCAGGAATTCCTGGAGATAGACGGCATTATCCAGTTCTCGCTGACGGAACGGCAGTTCATCCTGTTCATTCCTTTGCCGCATATCCTCGTCCGCAATCTTTATGAGGAGTTCCGTGATAACTTCCGGCATGTCCAGAGAATGGCGAAGCTGCATCTGCGGATGGGGATTTCCTTCTTTTACGGGGAGGCTACTCCAAGTCTGATCGACATTAAGAAGCAGATTCAGGCGCTGCTGGATTCCCATGCCCTGCGCTTCTATACTGCCGAGGGAGCGGTTATGAAGTATGCGCCTGTCCAGACCAGCGGCGAGGACCTGTTCGTGCATTATTCGGAGATCCTCCAGCAGCTAAGGGACTGCATTCAGCAGGAGGACAGCCCGCAGCTTGCGGCCAAGGTCAGGGAGATCAAGCAGTATATCGGGGACCAGAAGTATCCGGTGGAGAGTGTGAAGAGCTGGCTGCTCAAGATGGTGATGGAGCTGGAATTGAAATATGTAGTCATGCAGAACTTCGTCAACAACTTCAACAGTGAGCGGCTCCAGCGCTCAATCCAGGAATTCGAAACGCTGGAGCAGCTCATGGAATGGCTGGAGGACTTCCTGAAGGATAAAATACTCATGCTAAGCTCCATGTGGAAGCAGAATGTCCGCAAAGAAATAGCCGAAGCCAAACGGTATGTAATGAATCATATCAGCGAGAAGGTTGGCATGGAGGAGATGGCGAAGCGTCTGGGCCTGAACCCCACCCATTTCAGCCGGTTATTCCGTCTGGAGACCGGGCTGACCTTCATCGAGTACGTGACCAGGGTGAAAATGGAACAGGCCCGCGATCTCCTGAATCAGACGAATCTGACCATCGTGGAGATCGCGGAGCAACTGGGTTATGACAAC